The bacterium region AGAAGCGCGACGCGATGTACGGCCGGTAGAACGCCGTCTCGCGCGGGCCGATGAAGCGCGGCACGTCGCCGATGCGCGCGTCGGCGCGGCGGAAGTAGCGCCGGTCGTCGCGCCGGTCGCGCTGCTGGACATAGCGGCGGTCGTCGCGCCGGTCGTAGCGCCGGTCGTCGCGGCGGTCGTCGCGCCGGTCGTAGCGACGGTCGTAGCGGCGATCGTCGCGGCGGTCGCGGTCGTCGTGCGCGAAGGCGGGAGAGGCGCAAAGCAGCGCGGCGCCGAAGATGAAGGTCGCGGCGCTCGCGAGGAACCGGACGGTGTTGGTCTTCATGGGTCACCTCCGCCCGGACCTAATGCGAGAACCTTGCCATGCCGCGAAATGGCCGAAGGAACGGCCGCGCGCGCCGCCGCCGTGGGGCGATCGTCCTCCGCGGAGGGCGGACTGAAGGCGCCGACCGTCCGCCGCGCAGGACGCACGGGCGGCTCGCCGGTCGCCCGCGGCGGCCGCGCCGGCGCCGCGGATCAGCGGACGCCGTCGAGGGCGCGGCGCACCGCCTCGAGCAGCGCGGCGGGGGCGAACGGCTTCGGCAGCAACGCCACGCCCGGAGGGAACTCCCCGCTGCGCAGCAGCGCGTCGTCGGTGTAGCCGGACATGAAGAGGACCTTCGCGTCGGGCGCGGTCTCGCGGAAGCGGCGCGCCAACTCGCGCCCGTCCATCCGCGGCATCACGACGTCGGTCAGGAGCAGCGCCGGCGCCCCCTCGCGCCCGGCGAGCGCCAGCGCCTCGTCCGCGTCCGCCGCGGCGCGGACGCGGTAGCCGGCGGCGCCGAGGACGCGCACGGCGAGGTCGCGCAGCGCCGCCTCGTCCTCGACGACGAGGATCGACTCCGAGCCGCGCGGCGCCCGCCGCGGCGCCGGCCGGTCGGGCGCGACGTCGGCCGCCGCGGCGCGCGGCAGGAAGACCCGCACCGTGGTCCCCTCGCCGAGGGCGCTCTCGACCTCGATCCGGCCGCCGCTCTGCTGCACGATGCCGTAGCAGGTCGCCAACCCCAGCCCGGTTCCCTTGCCGGCCGCCTTCGTGGTGAAGAACGGCTCGAACAGGTGGCGCCGCACCTCCTCCGACATGCCGCAGCCGGTGTCGCTCACCGTCAACGCGACGAAGCGGTCGGCGTCGCCGGCGTCCGCCGGCGCGGCGCGGAGCGTCAGGCGGCCGCCGTCGGGCATCGCGTCGCGCGCGTTCACCGCGAGGTTCACGACGACCTGCTCGATCAGGCCGCGGTCCACGCGCGCGATCGCCGGCGTCGCCCCCTCGGGCGGCGCGTCGAGTTCGACGTCCTCGCCCAGCAGGCGGCGCAGCAACTGCCCCATGTCGGCGAGGAGCGCGTTGAGGTCCACCGCGCTCGGTTGGACGATCTGGCGCCGCGCGAAGGCGAGCAGGCGCTGCGTGAGCGTCGCCGCCCGCGCCGCCGCCTCCTGCACGGCGGCGAGGTCGCGCCGCGCCGCGCCTTCGGCGGGCAGGTCGGCCGCCGCCAGTTCCGCGGCGTTGACGATCACCGTGAGCAGGTTGTTGAAGTCGTGGGCCACGCCGCCGGCGAGACGGCCGACCGATTCCATCTTCTGCGCTTCGCGGAACTGCTCCTCGAGCCGCCGCCGCTCGGTGACGTCGCGGTAGTTCGTGACGATCGCGCGGACGGCGGGCTCCTGCAGCAGGTTGGTGACCGTCCCTTCGAGCCAGCGCCACTCCCCATCGCGCCGCCGCCCGCGGGCGACCGCCGTGTAGGAGCCGCCGGGGTGGCCGCGCAGGGTGGCGAGGAACGGCGCGACGCGTTCCTGGTCCTCCGGATGGAGGAAGTCGATCTCCTTCAGCCCCAACAGATCCCGCGGCTCCCAGCCGAGGATCGTCGTGGTGGACGGGCTGACGTAGCGGATCACGCCGCCCTCGTCCACGAGGACGATCCCGTCGAAGCTCCGCTCGATCAGCGCGCGGAAGTGCGCCTCGCTCCGCCGCAGCGTCTCCTCCGCCTCGCGCCGCGCCGTGTCCTCGCTGAGGACGCCGAACATCCGCGCCTCCCGCCCCAGACCGATCACGTAGCCGCGGTCGGCCAGCCAGATCCACTGGCCGTCGCGGCGCCGCACGCGGTAGCTCGCCTCGAGCACCCCCTGGTTCGCGACCGCCCGCTCGAACCGGGCGACGACGTCGGCGCGGTCGTCGGGGTGCATGTGGTCGATCCACCAGCGGACGCCGCCTCTCTCGTCGGACGCGAAGCCGAGGAGCCGCTCCATGTTGGCGCCCCACAGAATCTCGCCGGACCAGACGTTGACGTCGTAGGCGATCATCCGCGCCGCCGCGATCGCCGTTTCGTAGCGCCGCTCCCACTCCAGCGCCTCCGCCTCGGCCCGCTTGAGCGCGGTGATGTCGGTGTGCGTGCCGGCGATGCGGGTCGGACGGCCGTCGGGGCCGCGGTTGAACGCCTTGCCGCGGCACAGGATCCAGCGATAGTCGCCGTCCTTCGTCCGCAGGCGGTATTCCATTTCCAGCGCGTCGGTCTCGCCCGCGAAGAGACGGTCGAAGGCCGCGTCCGCGTCCGACAGGTCGTCGGGGTGGAGGAGCGCGGCCCACGGCCGGTCGAACGGCGAGAGCTCCTCGGGGGCGTAGCCGAGCATGCCGGCGCAGCGGGGGCTGAAGTAGAGCCGTCCCTGCCGCGCGTCGTAGTCCCAGAGCCCGTCGTTCGAGGCGTCGAGCGCCATCGCCAGACGGTCCTCGCTGGCGATCAGCGCGTTCTCCATCTCCTTGCGGTTCGTGACGTCGCGGATCTGCTCGATCGCGCCGATGAAGCGGCCCTCCTGGTCGTGGAGCGGCGACGCCGTCCCCCAGATGTACGCGCCGCGTCCTCCGCGCAGCGCGGGGGCGCTGATCTCGGCGAAGAGGCTGCGGCCCCGCTTCTCGAAGAGCTCGTAGGCGGACTCGACTTCCGGATCGGGCCGGCGCACGAGGTCGATCAGCATCGGCCGGGCGAAGCCGTAGAACGGCGTCGAATGGGCGTATCCGCCGCGGCCGAGCATCGCCTCCTTGGGGGCGCCGGTGAGCCGCTCCATTTCCGGGTTCCAGGCGACGATGCGTCCTTCGACGTCGATGATCATCGTCGGGTCCGGAAGGTGTTCCACGATGCGGAGCAGGCTGTCCCAGTTCGGCGCGGCCATCGACCTTCCTCTCCCCCCGGCTTTCGGCCGACCAATTGTAAAAGAATACGGCCCCCGCCCGGCGGGGCGGGGGCCGCGAAACGGGACTGCGGGCGGTCAGTAGCGGTAGTGGTCCGGCTTGTACGGCCCCTCGACCGGCACGCCGATGTAGTCGGCCTGCGCCTTGGTCAGCGTCGTCAGCTTCACGCCGATCTTCTCGAGGTGCAGCCGCGCGACCTTCTCGTCGAGGTGCTTCGGCAGGACGTAGACCTTCTTGCCGTAGCGCTCCAGATGCGTCGCCAGTTCGATCTGCGCCAGCACTTGGTTGGTGAAGCTGTTGGACATGACGAAGCTCGGGTGGCCGGTGGCGCAGCCGAGGTTGAGCAGGCGCCCTTCGGCGAGGATCAGCACGCTGTGCCCGTCGGCGAAGGTCCACTTGTCGTACTGCGGCTTGATGTTCGTGCGGCGGACGCCCGGCCAGGCCTTGAGCCCCGCCATGTCGATCTCGTTGTCGAAGTGGCCGATGTTCCCGACGATCGCCCCGTCCTTCATCCGCGACATGTGCTCGGCGAGGATGATGTCCCGGTTGCCGGTCGTGGTGACGAAGACGTCGGCGTAGTGCAGGACGTCCTCGAGCGTCCGGACCTCGTACCCCTCCATCGCCGCCTGCAGCGCGCAGATCGGATCGATCTCCGTGACGATGACCCGCGCCCCCTGGCCGCGGAGCGACTGGCAGCAGCCCTTGCCGACGTCGCCGTAGCCGCAGACCAGCGCGACCTTGCCGGCGAGCATGACGTCCGTGGCGCGCATCAGGCCGTCCACCAGCGAGTGCCGGCAGCCGTAGAGGTTGTCGAACTTGCTCTTGGTGACGCTGTCGTTGACGTTGATCGCGGGGAAGAGGAGCGAGCCGTTCTTTTCCCGCTCGTAGAGACGGTGGACGCCGGTCGTCGTCTCCTCGGTCACGCCGCGCATCTCGGCGGCGATCTTCGCGAAGCGGCGCGGGTCGGCCTTGAACAGCCGGCCGAGGAGCGCCAGCACGCAGGCGAACTCCTCGCTCTCCGCGGTCTTCGGGTCGGGCACCGCGCCGGCCTTCTCGTACTCCGCCCCCTTGTGGATCAGGAGCGTCGCGTCGCCGCCGTCGTCCACGATCTGCGTCGGGCCGCGGCCGCTTCCGAAGTCGAGCGCCCGCTCGGTGCAGGCCCAGTACTCCTCCAGCGACTCCCCCTTCCAGGCGAAGACCGGCACGCCGCGCGGCGCCTCCGGCGTCCCGTCGGGGCCGACGACGATCGCCGCCGCGGCGTGGTCCTGGGTGCTGAAGATGTTGCACGACGCCCAGCGCACGTCGGCGCCGAGGGCGCGCAGCGTCTCGATCAGCACGGCGGTCTGGATCGTCATGTGCAGCGAGCCGGTGATCCGCTGGCCGGCGAGCGGGCGCGACGCGGCGTACTCGGCGCGCACGGCCATCAGCCCCGGCATCTCCTGCTCGGCGAGGATCATTTCCTTGCGCCCCCAGTCGGCGAGCGACAGGTCGGCGACCTTGTACTCCAAAGGCCCGTGGGATTCGGCGAACGTGCGGGACATGGCGTGTCCTCCTTGGATGCGTCGCGGGAAGCCGTCAGCCGCGGTCGGCGGCGGCGACGAAAAGGGCCGGCCCCTTCGCCCCCGGCGCGGGGGGAAGCGGTCGGACGTCGGCGCGGGCGAAGCCCGCGTCCGACAGAAGCTCGGCGAGACGCCCGGGGTCGAAGCCGGCGTGGGCCTGCCCCATGGCGCGCCGGAAGTCCTCGCGGTCGTGGGCGAGGAGATCGACGACGACCGCCCGGCCGCCGGGACGCAGCGCGCGGGCCATCTCGGCCAGCGCCGGCGCGGGGTCGGGAAGGTAGCAGAGGGTCAGGATCATCAGCGCCGCGTCGCACGAGCCGCTCTCCAGCGGCAGCGCCTCGAGCTCCCCGGGAAGCAGCTCGACGTTGGCGAACGGCGCGGTGCGGGCGCGCGCCGCGGCGAGCATCGCCTCCGACTGGTCGACGCCGACGACGCGCGCGACGCGCGGCGCCAGCTCCGCGGCGAGATGCCCCGCGCCGCAGCCGAGGTCGGCGACGGTCCACTCGCGCGGCAGGAGCGCGGCGAGCGCCGCGGCGAGGAACCCCTCGCCGTACAGCTCGCGCCGCACCGCGTCCCAGGAGCCGGCGGCGTGGTTGAAGAAGCTGCGCGAGGCCCCGCGCCGCTCCTCGAGCCGGGCGGCGAGGCGCAGCTCGTCCTGGCGCGCGGTGGCCCACTGCGCGCATTCCTCGCGCGCCGTGCGCCAGAGGGCGCGGGCGGCCGGGTCGAGCTCCCGCGGGACCATGCGGTAAAGGTTCGACGTTCCGTCGCGCCGGCTCGCCGCCCACCCCTGGTCGGCGAGCAACTTGAGGTGCCGGCTGACCGTCGACTGCGGCAGCTGCAGCGCGTCGCAGAGCTCCGCGACCCCCAGCTCCCGCCGCTCCAGCAGGCGCAGCAGGCGCAGGCGGGTCACGTCGGCCAGCGCCTGGATGCGGGCGACGAGGACGCGGGGCTGGGCGGGCTTATTCATCCGTCTATCCGGATTGAACGATACATTCCGCCGCCGCGCGGCGCAACCTCCGCACGGTGAAGCCGAGCCTGTTGCACGGGAACGGCGTCGGCAATCAGTGGGCGTTCCGTTGCCGCAATCGGAGGAGATGTGACGCCGTTCCCGGTTCCCGGGCGGCCGCCGGCGGGCGCGGGCCGGCCGCCCGGCCCGGCTCGGCCGCCGCAACAATCTCGGCTTCACTGTGCGCGGACGGGCGGTCGGCGGGGAACCTATAATCGCGGCGGCGCGGCCGTCTCGGCTGCGGCTTCGGCGGGCCGGTTTGCGGACGGTCCCGCGGAACGAGAGATGACCCCAGGACCAGCGCCCCTCCTCGTCGCCGCCGGCGACGCCGACGCCGCCGCGACCCTCGCGGCGACGCTCGGCGCGCTGGGCTACGACGTGGCGCGCCGCGCGGCGAACGGCGAGGAACTCGCCGCGGCCGCGGCCGAGGGCGGGTTCGTCGCCGTCGTCGTCCTGCTCGACGACGCGGCCGGCCTCGACGGGGCCGCCGCGGCGCGCGCCGGCCGCGAGGGTTCCGTTCCCGTCGTCTGCCTGGTCCGTCCCCCCGCGCCGCCCAATCCCGACGGCGCGCCGCCGGTGATCTCCGCCGCGCCGGACGACGCGCAGACGCTGCGCCTCGCGCTCGAGGCGGCCCTCTCGCGCCGCGCGGCGGCGATGCTCCTCTCGGGGCAGATGCGCGACGAGCGTTCGCTCCTCGCCGACCACGAAGTGGCGGAGATCCAGCGGGCGACCGTGGTGCACTCGCCGGCGCTCGTCTTCGTGAAGGCCCGCGACGGCCGGCTCCTGTTCTTGAACCGCGCCTTCGAGCAATACCTGGGCTTGACGCGCGAGGAGATCCTCGGGCGGGACGGGGCCGATCTCTTCGGCCCCGAGGACGCCGCGGTCTACCGCGCCAACGACCTCGCGGTGCTGGAGAGCGGCGAGTCGCGGGAGTTCCTCGAGCCGGGTCGGCGCGGCGGCGAGCCGTGCGTCTTCTCGTCGGTGAAGTTCCCGCTGCGCGACGCCTCGGGCCGGATCTACGCCCTCGGCGGCATCTCGTTCGACGTCACCGAGCGCGAGCGGGCCCTGGGGTCGCTGCGGGAAAGCGAAGAGCGTTTCCGCCGCGTCTTCGAGTCGTCGGCGCTGGGGATCGCGCTCTCCGACTCGAAGACCCACCTCATCGTCGAGGCCAACGAGGCGCTCCAGCGGCTTCTCGGCTACACGCTCGAGGAGCTGCGCCGCAGGAGGTACGAGGATCTGGCGGTCGAGGGCGACCGGGAGGCCGCGGCGGACGGACGGGACGGCCTCGCGCTCGGCGGCGAACGGGTCCGCGAGCGGCGGTTCATGCGGAAGGACGGCGTCGTCGTCCAGTGCCGCATCGCCGGATCTCTCGTCCTCGACGCCGCCGGCAAGCCCCGCTTCGAGCTGGGGATCGTGGAGTCCCTCGAGGCGCGCAAGGCGGCGGAGGAGAAGATCCGCGAGCAGGCGGCGCTGCTCGACAACGCGCGGGACGCGATCGCCGTGCGGGCGCTCGACGGCGCGATCACCTACTGGAACAAGGGGGCGGAGCGGCTCTACGGCTGGACGGCCGCGGAGGCGGTCGGGCGGCGGGCGGAGGATCTCCTCTACGACGGCGCGTCGGGACCGGACGCGGAGGCGCGCCTCCCCGCGCTGGTCGACGGCGCGTGGACGGGGGAGATCGAGCAGACGACGAAGGACGGCCGGCGCGTGCGCGTGCAGAGCCGCTGGACGTTGGTGCGCGACGCGGAGGGACGGCCGAAGGCGTTTCTGGTGATCAACACCGACGTCACCGAGCAGCGGCGGCTGGAGGCCCAACTGATCGGCGCGCAGCGGATGGAGGCGCTCGGCACGCTCGCCGGCGGGATCGCCCACGACCTCAACAACGTCCTCGCGCCGATCGTGATGGCCGCGGAGCTGCTGCGGTCCGAGCTGCGCGAGCCGCGCGCCGCGGCGCTGGTGGAGACGATCGAGACCGCCGCGCAGCGCGGGGCGGGGGTCGTGCGGCAGGTGCTCACGTTCGCGCGCGGCTCGAAGGGGGAGCGGGTGGCGCTCGACCCCTCGCGCGCCGTCCGCGAAGTGGCGCGGATCGTCGTCGAGACGTTCCCCCGCTCGATCGAGCTGATGGTCGCCGCGCCGGACAACCTCGGTCCCGTGGAGGCCGACCCGTCGCAGCTCCATCAGGTGCTGCTCAACCTGCTCGTCAACGCGCGCGACGCGATGCCCTCCGGCGGCCTGCTGCGCCTCGCCGCCCGCGGCGAGGAGCTCCCGGTCAACGATCCGCGGCTCTCGTTCGGCGCGCAGCCCGGCGACTACGTCGTCTTCGCCGTCTCCGACAGCGGCCCGGGCGTTCCGCCGGAGCTGCGCGAGCGGATCTTCGAGCCGTTCTTCACGACGAAGGAAGTCGGACGCGGCACGGGGCTCGGCCTCTCCACCGTCCACGCGATCGTGCGCGGCCAAGGCGGGTTCGTCCGCGTGGACGACGCGCCGGGCGGCGGCGCGCTGTTCGAGGTCTTCCTGCCGTCGGCCGCCGCGGCGGTCGCCGCCGCCGAGGAGCCGGCCGAGACGCCGCGCGGCGCCGGGGAGCTGATCCTCGTCGTGGACGACGAGCCGGCGATCCGCGAGGTCGCGCGGCGGATCCTCGAGCGCCACGGCTACGCGACGCTCAGCGCGCGCGACGGCGTCGAGGCGGTGGCGCTCTACGGCTCCCACGCCGACCGGATCGCGCTCGTGCTGATCGACATGATGATGCCCCGCCTCGACGGTCCGGCGGCGATCCGCGCGATGCAACGCATCGGCGGCCCCGCCCGCTTCGTCGCGATCACCGGCGTTCCCGACGACGCGGCGCGCGACGTCCTGACGGGCGAAGTGGACGCCTTCGTCCCCAAGCCGTTCACCGCGGCGCGCCTCCTGGCCGCGCTGCACAAGGTCCTCCATGGGTAGTCCGTTCGAGCGGCTGCTTCGCCGCGCCCTGCCCCTCGGCAACACGGCCCGCAAGTTCACCCGCGCCATCGAGCGCAACGGGGATCTGCTCGTCTCGCGGCTCGAGGTCTCCGGCGGGCTGCCGCGCGTCCATCTCGACCGCGCCGCGCCGTCCTTGGCCGACGACTTCGATCTCGTCGCCGCCGCGGCGCGCGACCCGCAGGAGCAGCTGACGCTCCTCGGCGTCTTCTACGCGGTGCAGTACCTGCTGCTCAACGCGCGGGCCCTCGAGCGGCTCGCCGTGGACCTCGCCGAGAGCCACGACGCGCGCGCGTCGTACCGCTCCTTCCTGGCGCGTTCCGAGACCGACTTCACCGAGCTCGCCGGCGCCTACATCCGCCGCGTGCTGCGCGTGCTGACGCCGCGGCGGCTCAAGAACAGCTACCTGATCTGCTCCGTCGGCTCGCGCGGCCACCAGGACGACATCGACGTCGCCGTGCTCGACGACGGCGGGCCGGACCGGCCGCTCGTGGACAAGACGATGGGGCAGCTGACGGTGCAGATGCTGCGCCACGCCAGCGCGCTCGATCACTACCTCGCGGCGCGCGTCAAGACCGACGGCCTGACGCTGAGCCCGGAGGAGCTCGCCGAGGCGCTGCGGAACGGGCGGCTCGACTTCGTCGTCGTGACCGAGCTGCTGCGGGCCGAGCCGCTCGCCGGCAGCCGCGCGCTGCTGCGTCGGCTGCGGGGCGAGGTCGTCGCCCCCTATCTCCACCGCGCGGGGGAGGACAACTCCCGCCACGAGCTCTACCTGCGGGGGCTGCTGGGGGAGGTCCGCTCGCTCCTGCTCCGGCCGCCGCCGCCGGGCGTGGTCAACCCCAAGGACGACGCGCTGCGGCTGATCGTCGCGCTGACCCTCGCGCTGAAGACGGCCGAGGGGCTGCAGGCGACGCGCACGCGCGACCTGCTCCGCCTGCTGCGCGGGCGGCGTCCGTCGCTCCGCGGGCCGCTCTCGCGGCTCGAGGAGAGCCTCGTCTTCCTCGAGACGTTCCACCACCTCGCGCATCTCTTCATCGCCGAGGAGGAGGACATCTCGGTCGAGGGGGAGGCGGCGCGCGCGAACCTCGGCCTCGTCGCCGAGGCGATGGGGTACCACGACCAAGGGCCGGTGCGCGGCGTGGACCACCTGATGGTCCACTACAAC contains the following coding sequences:
- a CDS encoding PAS domain S-box protein, coding for MAAPNWDSLLRIVEHLPDPTMIIDVEGRIVAWNPEMERLTGAPKEAMLGRGGYAHSTPFYGFARPMLIDLVRRPDPEVESAYELFEKRGRSLFAEISAPALRGGRGAYIWGTASPLHDQEGRFIGAIEQIRDVTNRKEMENALIASEDRLAMALDASNDGLWDYDARQGRLYFSPRCAGMLGYAPEELSPFDRPWAALLHPDDLSDADAAFDRLFAGETDALEMEYRLRTKDGDYRWILCRGKAFNRGPDGRPTRIAGTHTDITALKRAEAEALEWERRYETAIAAARMIAYDVNVWSGEILWGANMERLLGFASDERGGVRWWIDHMHPDDRADVVARFERAVANQGVLEASYRVRRRDGQWIWLADRGYVIGLGREARMFGVLSEDTARREAEETLRRSEAHFRALIERSFDGIVLVDEGGVIRYVSPSTTTILGWEPRDLLGLKEIDFLHPEDQERVAPFLATLRGHPGGSYTAVARGRRRDGEWRWLEGTVTNLLQEPAVRAIVTNYRDVTERRRLEEQFREAQKMESVGRLAGGVAHDFNNLLTVIVNAAELAAADLPAEGAARRDLAAVQEAAARAATLTQRLLAFARRQIVQPSAVDLNALLADMGQLLRRLLGEDVELDAPPEGATPAIARVDRGLIEQVVVNLAVNARDAMPDGGRLTLRAAPADAGDADRFVALTVSDTGCGMSEEVRRHLFEPFFTTKAAGKGTGLGLATCYGIVQQSGGRIEVESALGEGTTVRVFLPRAAAADVAPDRPAPRRAPRGSESILVVEDEAALRDLAVRVLGAAGYRVRAAADADEALALAGREGAPALLLTDVVMPRMDGRELARRFRETAPDAKVLFMSGYTDDALLRSGEFPPGVALLPKPFAPAALLEAVRRALDGVR
- the ahcY gene encoding adenosylhomocysteinase; this translates as MSRTFAESHGPLEYKVADLSLADWGRKEMILAEQEMPGLMAVRAEYAASRPLAGQRITGSLHMTIQTAVLIETLRALGADVRWASCNIFSTQDHAAAAIVVGPDGTPEAPRGVPVFAWKGESLEEYWACTERALDFGSGRGPTQIVDDGGDATLLIHKGAEYEKAGAVPDPKTAESEEFACVLALLGRLFKADPRRFAKIAAEMRGVTEETTTGVHRLYEREKNGSLLFPAINVNDSVTKSKFDNLYGCRHSLVDGLMRATDVMLAGKVALVCGYGDVGKGCCQSLRGQGARVIVTEIDPICALQAAMEGYEVRTLEDVLHYADVFVTTTGNRDIILAEHMSRMKDGAIVGNIGHFDNEIDMAGLKAWPGVRRTNIKPQYDKWTFADGHSVLILAEGRLLNLGCATGHPSFVMSNSFTNQVLAQIELATHLERYGKKVYVLPKHLDEKVARLHLEKIGVKLTTLTKAQADYIGVPVEGPYKPDHYRY
- a CDS encoding metalloregulator ArsR/SmtB family transcription factor is translated as MNKPAQPRVLVARIQALADVTRLRLLRLLERRELGVAELCDALQLPQSTVSRHLKLLADQGWAASRRDGTSNLYRMVPRELDPAARALWRTAREECAQWATARQDELRLAARLEERRGASRSFFNHAAGSWDAVRRELYGEGFLAAALAALLPREWTVADLGCGAGHLAAELAPRVARVVGVDQSEAMLAAARARTAPFANVELLPGELEALPLESGSCDAALMILTLCYLPDPAPALAEMARALRPGGRAVVVDLLAHDREDFRRAMGQAHAGFDPGRLAELLSDAGFARADVRPLPPAPGAKGPALFVAAADRG
- a CDS encoding PAS domain S-box protein; translation: MTPGPAPLLVAAGDADAAATLAATLGALGYDVARRAANGEELAAAAAEGGFVAVVVLLDDAAGLDGAAAARAGREGSVPVVCLVRPPAPPNPDGAPPVISAAPDDAQTLRLALEAALSRRAAAMLLSGQMRDERSLLADHEVAEIQRATVVHSPALVFVKARDGRLLFLNRAFEQYLGLTREEILGRDGADLFGPEDAAVYRANDLAVLESGESREFLEPGRRGGEPCVFSSVKFPLRDASGRIYALGGISFDVTERERALGSLRESEERFRRVFESSALGIALSDSKTHLIVEANEALQRLLGYTLEELRRRRYEDLAVEGDREAAADGRDGLALGGERVRERRFMRKDGVVVQCRIAGSLVLDAAGKPRFELGIVESLEARKAAEEKIREQAALLDNARDAIAVRALDGAITYWNKGAERLYGWTAAEAVGRRAEDLLYDGASGPDAEARLPALVDGAWTGEIEQTTKDGRRVRVQSRWTLVRDAEGRPKAFLVINTDVTEQRRLEAQLIGAQRMEALGTLAGGIAHDLNNVLAPIVMAAELLRSELREPRAAALVETIETAAQRGAGVVRQVLTFARGSKGERVALDPSRAVREVARIVVETFPRSIELMVAAPDNLGPVEADPSQLHQVLLNLLVNARDAMPSGGLLRLAARGEELPVNDPRLSFGAQPGDYVVFAVSDSGPGVPPELRERIFEPFFTTKEVGRGTGLGLSTVHAIVRGQGGFVRVDDAPGGGALFEVFLPSAAAAVAAAEEPAETPRGAGELILVVDDEPAIREVARRILERHGYATLSARDGVEAVALYGSHADRIALVLIDMMMPRLDGPAAIRAMQRIGGPARFVAITGVPDDAARDVLTGEVDAFVPKPFTAARLLAALHKVLHG